One Nitrososphaerota archaeon DNA segment encodes these proteins:
- a CDS encoding F420-dependent methylenetetrahydromethanopterin dehydrogenase, whose amino-acid sequence FLEAKIPTIIISDLPAKKIVKELEEKGFGYIIVEADSMLGARREFLDPIEMAIFNADLIKVLSITGAFNIIYEAIDCLIDSLKKGEEPRLPRIVIDRDTAINAAKFSNPYAASKAAAAWEIAKKVSDITVEACFKIKEWEKYTFLCSSAHEMIREASRLAAEAREIEKYSDSVIRKPHANDGRILEKRKLIEKPK is encoded by the coding sequence TTTCTGGAAGCAAAAATCCCAACAATAATTATTTCAGATTTACCTGCAAAGAAAATTGTTAAAGAACTTGAAGAAAAAGGATTTGGATATATAATTGTTGAAGCAGATTCTATGCTTGGTGCTAGAAGAGAATTTCTAGATCCAATAGAAATGGCAATATTCAATGCAGATTTAATAAAAGTATTATCTATAACAGGAGCATTTAATATAATTTATGAAGCAATAGACTGTTTAATAGATTCTTTAAAAAAGGGAGAAGAACCAAGATTGCCTAGAATAGTTATAGATAGAGATACTGCTATTAATGCTGCAAAATTTTCAAATCCATATGCTGCATCAAAAGCAGCTGCTGCATGGGAAATAGCTAAAAAAGTTTCCGATATTACTGTAGAAGCTTGCTTTAAAATAAAAGAATGGGAAAAATATACTTTCTTATGTTCTTCTGCTCATGAAATGATAAGAGAAGCTTCTAGATTAGCTGCAGAAGCTAGAGAAATAGAGAAATATTCAGATTCTGTTATTAGAAAACCGCATGCTAATGATGGAAGAATTCTTGAGAAAAGAAAATTGATCGAAAAACCTAAATGA
- a CDS encoding molybdopterin dinucleotide binding domain-containing protein, with product MIKVILITGRSLDQGTSKSIGKFSKEYMEKLAICELDPEDLKSLGIKSGQNVKIKTKYGEIIVKAIESKQAPHKGIAFMPYGPWANLLLGSLTNSSGMPTFKGIEADIEIAKEGKIMDLNELLEEKIGVI from the coding sequence ATGATTAAAGTAATATTAATAACCGGAAGAAGTCTTGATCAAGGTACTTCAAAATCTATTGGAAAATTTTCAAAAGAATACATGGAAAAACTTGCTATATGTGAATTAGACCCAGAAGATTTAAAAAGCTTAGGTATTAAGAGCGGGCAAAATGTAAAAATAAAAACAAAATATGGAGAAATAATAGTTAAAGCAATAGAATCTAAACAAGCCCCTCATAAAGGAATTGCTTTTATGCCTTATGGTCCATGGGCAAATCTTTTATTAGGTTCTTTAACAAATAGTAGTGGAATGCCAACTTTTAAAGGGATCGAAGCAGATATTGAGATTGCTAAAGAGGGGAAAATTATGGATTTAAATGAATTATTAGAAGAAAAAATTGGAGTGATATAA
- a CDS encoding formylmethanofuran dehydrogenase subunit B: MKTINNVVCSFCGCLCDDIEVNIENNKIVNVKNACSLGLSKFLNYNKHRILKPRIRKSKEFVNVSLEEAINECVKILSNANYPIIYGWSNTSNEALRVGIEIAELIGGVIDNTTSVCHGPTIIGVQDIGESTSTLGQIKNRADLIIYWGSNPLHAHPRHLSRYTALSKGRFIKTRKERKVVVVDVRKTATANIADVFIQIKPNSDYELLTALRYAVNNGEIEQDEVAGVPVEKIEELAEMMVSCKFGALMFGLGLTMSPGKHRNIEAAIALVTDLNKYTKFVILPMRGHYNVTGANNVTCWITGYPFAVDFSKGYPYYNPGETTIADIIARGECDAALIVASDPISHLPIESARKLSKIPIVTIDPHETPTTRVSRVVIPSSYVGIECEGTAYRMDGVPLRLKKIVDPPDGIISDEEILKMILSKLKGD, encoded by the coding sequence ATGAAAACAATAAATAATGTTGTATGCTCTTTTTGTGGATGCTTATGTGATGATATAGAAGTTAATATAGAAAATAATAAAATAGTAAATGTTAAAAATGCGTGTAGTTTAGGATTATCAAAATTCCTTAATTATAATAAACATAGGATCCTTAAACCTAGAATAAGAAAAAGCAAAGAATTTGTAAATGTTTCACTTGAAGAAGCAATAAATGAGTGTGTTAAAATTCTTTCAAATGCAAACTATCCAATAATATATGGCTGGAGCAATACTTCTAATGAAGCTTTAAGAGTTGGTATAGAAATAGCTGAATTAATAGGAGGAGTAATAGATAATACTACTTCTGTATGTCATGGTCCAACCATTATAGGAGTTCAAGATATTGGAGAATCCACTTCAACACTTGGACAAATAAAGAATAGAGCAGATTTGATTATTTATTGGGGTTCAAATCCTTTACATGCACATCCAAGGCATTTATCAAGATATACTGCTTTATCAAAAGGAAGATTCATTAAAACACGTAAAGAAAGGAAAGTAGTTGTAGTAGATGTAAGAAAAACTGCTACAGCAAATATTGCAGATGTTTTTATTCAAATAAAGCCTAATTCAGATTATGAATTACTTACAGCTTTAAGATATGCTGTAAATAATGGGGAAATAGAACAAGATGAAGTTGCAGGAGTTCCTGTAGAGAAAATAGAAGAATTAGCTGAAATGATGGTAAGTTGCAAATTTGGTGCTTTAATGTTTGGATTAGGATTAACAATGTCTCCTGGAAAGCATAGGAATATTGAAGCTGCAATAGCTTTAGTAACAGATTTAAATAAATATACAAAATTTGTTATTCTTCCAATGCGTGGACATTATAATGTTACTGGAGCAAACAATGTAACATGTTGGATAACTGGTTATCCTTTTGCAGTAGATTTTAGTAAAGGTTATCCATATTACAATCCAGGAGAAACTACAATTGCTGATATAATTGCTCGTGGAGAATGTGATGCAGCTTTGATTGTTGCTTCAGATCCTATATCTCATCTACCAATAGAATCTGCAAGAAAATTGTCTAAAATACCAATAGTAACAATAGATCCTCATGAAACGCCCACAACAAGAGTTTCAAGAGTAGTAATTCCATCAAGTTATGTGGGAATAGAATGTGAAGGAACAGCTTATAGAATGGATGGTGTGCCCTTAAGATTAAAGAAAATCGTTGATCCGCCTGATGGAATAATTTCTGATGAAGAAATACTTAAAATGATTTTATCAAAATTAAAGGGTGATTAA
- a CDS encoding formylmethanofuran dehydrogenase subunit A, producing the protein MKILIKNGYVYDPLNKIDGEIMDIAIENGKIVESISGEVIEIDAKNMIVMPGGVDLHSHIAGSKVNSGRLLRPEDHYKDIEKKTNIRRSGVGHTIPSTYTTGYRYSEMGYTTVMEAATPPLKTRHTHEELNDIPMIDKGCLTVLDNNWIVLDYLSKNELEKCAAYIGWILNAVKGYGIKIVNPGGVELWGWGKNVKTIDDQVPPFNITPREIIRGLCKINKMLNLPHTIHLHTNNLGTPGNYRTLIESMKCVSDLSNGSIILHVTHVQFCGYKGYSWITLSSGAEEIAKFVNENKYVTLDLGQIVFGDATTMTADGPFQYILYSLSKNKWINSDVEAETSAGIVPYRFKKKNYVNAIQWSIGLEIALLIKDPWRVFLTTDHPNAGLFTSYPKLIAWLMSKKAREKILEKVNKRAKSKMILPSLEREYTFYEIAIVTRAGTARALGLKNKGHLGIGADADVAIYDVNPKEINPSKEYKKVRKAFRKAAYTIKDGKIVCKNGEIAENIFGKTYWVNVDIPKDLLVSTISEVKGKFEEYYTVKMENYAIHENELLKSAPLKINSNL; encoded by the coding sequence ATGAAAATTTTAATAAAAAATGGATATGTTTATGATCCTTTAAATAAAATAGATGGAGAAATAATGGATATTGCTATAGAAAATGGGAAAATAGTAGAATCTATAAGTGGAGAAGTAATAGAAATAGATGCTAAAAATATGATTGTTATGCCAGGTGGAGTTGATCTACATTCACATATTGCAGGTTCTAAAGTTAATTCTGGAAGACTTCTTAGACCAGAAGACCATTATAAAGATATAGAGAAGAAAACAAACATAAGAAGATCAGGAGTTGGACATACTATCCCTTCAACATACACAACAGGATATAGATATTCTGAAATGGGATATACAACAGTTATGGAAGCAGCCACTCCTCCATTAAAAACAAGACATACGCATGAAGAGTTAAATGATATACCTATGATAGATAAAGGTTGCTTAACAGTTCTAGATAATAATTGGATAGTTTTAGATTATTTAAGTAAGAATGAATTAGAAAAATGCGCTGCATACATAGGATGGATTTTAAATGCTGTAAAAGGATATGGAATAAAAATTGTTAATCCTGGTGGAGTAGAATTATGGGGATGGGGAAAGAATGTTAAAACAATTGATGATCAAGTTCCTCCATTTAATATAACCCCAAGAGAAATAATCAGAGGGCTTTGTAAAATTAATAAAATGTTAAACCTTCCTCATACAATTCATCTTCATACAAATAATCTTGGAACTCCTGGAAATTATAGAACATTAATAGAATCTATGAAATGTGTTAGCGACCTTAGTAATGGATCTATTATTTTGCATGTTACGCATGTTCAATTCTGTGGATACAAAGGATATTCATGGATAACTCTTTCCTCAGGGGCAGAAGAAATAGCAAAATTTGTTAATGAAAATAAATACGTTACATTAGATCTTGGACAGATTGTTTTTGGAGACGCAACAACAATGACTGCAGATGGGCCATTCCAATATATACTATATTCATTAAGTAAAAATAAATGGATTAATTCAGATGTAGAAGCTGAAACAAGTGCTGGAATAGTTCCTTATAGATTTAAAAAGAAAAATTATGTGAATGCTATTCAATGGAGTATTGGCCTTGAAATTGCATTATTAATAAAAGATCCTTGGAGAGTTTTCCTTACAACAGATCATCCGAATGCAGGATTATTTACTTCATATCCAAAATTAATAGCTTGGTTAATGAGTAAAAAAGCTCGTGAAAAAATACTTGAAAAAGTAAATAAAAGAGCAAAAAGTAAAATGATTTTACCATCTTTAGAAAGGGAATATACATTTTATGAAATAGCGATAGTTACAAGAGCTGGGACAGCAAGAGCTTTAGGGCTTAAAAATAAAGGTCATTTAGGAATAGGTGCAGATGCAGATGTAGCAATTTATGATGTAAATCCAAAAGAAATAAATCCATCAAAAGAATATAAAAAAGTTAGAAAAGCATTTAGAAAAGCGGCATATACAATAAAAGATGGTAAAATAGTATGTAAGAATGGAGAAATAGCTGAAAATATTTTCGGAAAAACTTATTGGGTAAACGTAGATATTCCTAAAGACTTACTTGTATCAACAATTTCTGAAGTAAAAGGAAAATTTGAAGAATACTATACTGTTAAAATGGAAAATTATGCAATTCATGAAAATGAATTACTTAAAAGTGCTCCTTTGAAAATAAATTCAAATTTATGA
- a CDS encoding formylmethanofuran dehydrogenase subunit C, which translates to MSSEIFLKPKYDFKVPIDASAISPNEFSGKTLEGIKNIKIWEGNKEKTLGDLFIIEGNTSSEVKNMKIILEGDFSKVRRIGSNMSDGEIIIKGSVGFHLGEKMSGGRIIVEGNADSWLGSKMKGGLIEVYGNAGDFIGAPYRGETKGMKGGTIIIHGNAGNEIGCWMRGGLIKVKGDCGLFPGIHMKNGTIVIYGNTEGRCGALMKGGKVIILGKVPTVLSSFTFEEIRSSVKANGEKIDGPFYVFTGDLNEEGSGKIFISTLNNTHLKFYEKYIE; encoded by the coding sequence ATGAGTAGTGAAATCTTTTTAAAACCAAAGTATGATTTTAAAGTTCCAATAGATGCAAGTGCCATTTCACCAAATGAATTTTCTGGAAAAACTTTAGAAGGAATAAAAAATATTAAGATTTGGGAAGGCAATAAAGAGAAAACTTTAGGAGATTTATTTATTATAGAAGGCAATACAAGTTCAGAAGTAAAAAACATGAAAATAATACTTGAAGGAGATTTTTCAAAAGTTAGAAGAATAGGATCAAATATGAGCGATGGGGAAATAATTATTAAAGGTTCTGTAGGATTTCACTTAGGAGAAAAAATGAGTGGTGGTAGAATAATAGTGGAAGGAAATGCAGATTCCTGGCTAGGTTCAAAAATGAAAGGCGGATTAATTGAAGTATACGGTAATGCAGGAGACTTTATAGGAGCACCATATAGAGGAGAAACAAAAGGAATGAAAGGAGGAACTATAATAATTCATGGAAATGCTGGAAATGAAATAGGTTGCTGGATGAGGGGAGGGTTAATAAAAGTTAAAGGAGATTGTGGATTATTCCCTGGAATACATATGAAAAATGGGACAATAGTAATTTATGGAAATACTGAAGGAAGATGTGGAGCATTAATGAAAGGAGGAAAAGTCATTATTTTAGGAAAAGTTCCAACAGTACTTTCTAGTTTTACATTTGAAGAAATAAGAAGTAGCGTAAAAGCTAATGGAGAGAAAATTGATGGACCATTCTATGTTTTTACAGGAGATTTAAATGAAGAAGGTTCGGGAAAAATATTTATTTCAACTTTAAATAATACACATTTAAAATTTTATGAAAAATATATAG